From Bombyx mori chromosome 10, ASM3026992v2, a single genomic window includes:
- the LOC134199480 gene encoding uncharacterized protein LOC134199480, with the protein MKLHTAYIIFLINLVQVTAKISGGPRGRFSNHQTHGHHHVSAHHAHYSYHPPNQIHFTCRYCSSPSSYPVYHGLPPTYVYRFRESGSRFGDLLTGLALYNLGRSITEHSPHSHYYAARDDEKCSLQVIERSHFEETIVPCFVMSSFMESVARPKAESHLVDIKSSHIDVEPFLKNSDDSIKITRDQECVLWHNMTMLKERNNVPCALLKAYSETMKPSGVPVYIWLPVLVVTVIIISICCRFWRVKKKNDYITDDDLFRQPPHGNYYPDVVK; encoded by the coding sequence ATGAAGCTGCACACCGCctacattatatttttaattaatttagtgcAAGTAACCGCGAAGATTAGTGGCGGGCCGCGTGGCCGTTTTAGTAACCATCAGACGCACGGTCATCATCACGTCAGTGCACACCACGCCCATTACTCCTACCACCCTCCGAACCAAATACATTTCACGTGTCGTTATTGTTCATCGCCGTCCTCGTATCCCGTCTACCACGGCCTGCCGCCGACCTACGTCTACAGATTCAGAGAATCCGGCAGCCGTTTCGGAGACTTACTGACGGGACTCGCTCTGTACAATCTCGGGCGATCGATAACGGAGCATTCACCGCACTCGCATTACTATGCGGCTCGCGATGATGAGAAGTGTTCATTACAGGTCATCGAAAGATCACATTTCGAAGAGACGATCGTCCCCTGTTTTGTAATGTCAAGTTTTATGGAAAGCGTTGCGAGGCCAAAGGCTGAGTCACATTTAGTGGATATAAAGTCGTCTCATATTGACGTTGAGCCATTTCTGAAGAATAGCGATGATTCAATTAAGATAACAAGAGACCAAGAATGCGTGTTGTGGCATAACATGACGATGCTAAAAGAGCGCAATAACGTGCCTTGTGCGTTATTGAAGGCGTATTCGGAGACAATGAAGCCTTCAGGAGTACCGGTGTACATATGGCTACCGGTGTTGGTGGTAACGGTGATTATTATATCGATTTGCTGTCGATTTTGGAGAGTCAAAAAGAAAAATGATTACATTACCGACGATGATCTTTTTAGACAACCGCCGCACGGTAATTACTATCCCGATGTTGTAAAATAA
- the LOC101736726 gene encoding kelch domain-containing protein 10 homolog, which produces MTSQRKDYVFEPFKVTEVKCRGFDFPRPRSGHRIACDDVNLYCFGGYNPFLPLANIDLVNPTWTSARPLFKELWSFSIATRKWKLHKGYVNMPDELASNAMCINGRYLMIFGGTGAPFGNRCSNDVIVWRTGSKEAKLQILDVTGNRPPGQYGQSVLCHDGGFYAIGGTNGFAYNCDIFRLDLRTLVWEPIFVGTGQEGEPLGRYRHEIAQVGDNFYVIGGGTGDLAFELMEIPVFNLTTKSWTILSAKPDDSMTNTIAPLPRKCHSAVQIDSPNGVQVFVAGGSDGQAVFEDIWRLDIADLQWTLMKKTQLPHPLYFHSSTVTSSGCMYIFGGIEPKEDANCRNNILYKVWLCIPKLSEICWEALTSFHPNLDQVDRNTLLNTGVPLHFVNRLHPDWK; this is translated from the exons ATGACATCACAGCGAAAAGATTATGTTTTCGAACCTTTTAAGGTAACCGAAGTGAAGTGTCGAGGTTTTGATTTTCCTAGGCCTAGAAGTGGACACAGAATTGCCTGCGACGATGTGAATTTATACTGTTTCGGAGGCTATAATCCGTTTTTACCTTTAGCAAACATAGACCTTGTGAATCCTACTTGGACATCAGCAAGACCTTTGTTTAAAGAGCTTTGGAGTTTTTCTATTGCCACTCGAAAGTGGAAGTTACACAAGGGATATGTAAACATGCCCGACGAATTGGCTTCTAATGCTATGTGTATTAATGGGCGGTATTTAATG ATTTTTGGTGGCACAGGTGCACCATTTGGCAACAGATGTAGTAATGATGTCATTGTATGGAGGACTGGGTCAAAAGAAGCTAAGTTACAAATTCTAGATGTAACAGGAAACAGACCGCCTGGACAGTATGGCCAATCTGTTTTATGCCATGATGGTGGATTTTATGCTATAGGAGGCACCAACGGTTTTGCATATAACTGTGATATTTTCAG ATTAGATTTAAGGACATTAGTTTGGGAACCAATATTTGTAGGAACTGGCCAAGAAGGTGAACCATTAGGACGATATAGACATGAAATAGCTCAAGTTGGTGATAATTTCTATGTCATTGGAGGAGGAACAGGAGATTTGGCTTTTGAATTAATGGAAATACCAGTTTTTAATCTCACTACAAAATCATGGACAATATTATCGGCCAAACCTGATGATAGTATGACAAATACAATAGCACCTTTACCGAGAAAATGTCATAGTGCTGTTCAAATAGATTCACCAAATGGTGTTCAAGTGTTTGTAGCAGGTGGTTCAGATGGTCAAGCGGTTTTTGAAGATATCTGGAGGTTAGACATTGCTGATCTGCAATGGACCCTTATGAAAAAAACTCAGTTACCTCATCCTTTGTACTTCCATTCATCAACAGTCACGTCCTCTGGTTGCATGTATATATTTGGTGGGATTGAGCCTAAAGAAGATGCAAACTgtagaaataatattttgtataaagtaTGGTTATGTATACCAAAACTCAGTGAAATTTGTTGGGAAGCACTAACTTCATTCCATCCTAATCTAGACCAAGTTGACAGAAATACATTACTAAACACTGGTGTACCATTACACTTTGTAAATAGATTACATCCAGACTGGAAATAA
- the LOC101736945 gene encoding E3 ubiquitin-protein ligase RNF10: protein MLEESRMDKKLNRSTQPQSRASAVDCKKHSDLTHKPWPRNNKKREGPGGTPKNEPFRKNVSVPRGRGSGDRRSRPRESASSQMDGTPNSRLGDDDEPEIGSVFVPGSKKQNFNHLLNFMYPTRGNIERSERRGPLLQRQQFHRLSFRQDHDLYLRAYCQFVVKEDYDYKINSLDPDVPIKWDEIEEIVVRSTGKSECPICLGTPVAGRVGLCSHVYCWACVLHYAAAHEKQPPPCPVCTAPLNVKDMKPTKMLQWDAPAEEVTMRLVRRLRGSTIVEVAPLRGQVTDSIPSSILPIENIHSAPFCKMFSANKHQIHEILKRERNEIETQILEEIDTTEIVYLEQALQMLKQKEDKIGQKNEMLKIDVENNEVPPPIVYEKQEVNENKLDWFNVTDDGAACMEDIQNEIANIDFKETKWNPDAPEFSLNEGTTIQASTQDGINDVFLSETDNTDTNKYITDIDKQNQAKYFYFYQAEDGQQVFLNSLNVRILNESWGALAAAPTTITGRVLHRETLPLTEQTRKHMPYTAHLPLYCSVDIVELELQPPYVTANALENFTEELYRRARVRARHERDERRRERAYRRQIEGPPKPDFSSDELFPPASSSFSSAGVDPPLAEEPSPSTSMSSPPPSGLSFAKMAGSSGTWRVRPTVSAPPPPPPPDEEGTGPRALNLSDAIEAALHAAPVPSTKKNKKSKQKVLFATGMQRAA, encoded by the exons ATGTTGGAAGAATCAAGGATggacaaaaaattaaatcgatcaACTCAACCACAGTCGAGGGCATCAGCCGTCGACTGTAAAAAGCACTCCG ATTTGACTCACAAGCCTTGGCCCCGCAACAATAAGAAACGTGAAGGTCCTGGTGGCACACCTAAAAATGAACCATTTCGGAAAAATGTATCTGTACCAAGAGGTAGGGGTTCAGGTGACAGAAGATCACGTCCTCGTGAATCAGCCAGTTCACAAATGGATGGAACTCCGAACTCcag GCTAGGGGATGATGATGAACCAGAAATAGGCTCAGTTTTTGTGCCTGGCAGTAAGAAACAGAACTTCAATCATTTGTTGAATTTTATGTACCCCACTAGGGGTAACATAGAACGCAGTGAACGGCGAGGACCACTGTTGCAACGTCAACAATTCCACCGTTTATCTTTTCGACAAGATCATGATCTGTACCTAAGAGCTTA TTGTCAATTTGTAGTGAAGGAAGATTATGATTACAAGATAAACTCATTGGATCCTGATGTGCCAATTAAATGGGATGAAATTGAAGAAATT GTTGTAAGAAGCACTGGAAAGTCTGAATGCCCTATATGTTTGGGGACCCCAGTAGCTGGCCGTGTAGGTCTCTGTAGCCATGTGTATTGTTGGGCATGTGTTCTTCACTATGCTGCAGCGCATGAAAAACAACCTCCACCTTGTCCAGTGTGTACTGCACCCCTCAATGTTAAAGACATGAAACCTACTAAAATGCTGCAGTGGGATGCTCCTGCTGAGGAG gTAACAATGCGACTTGTTCGTCGCCTGCGTGGCTCTACAATAGTGGAAGTTGCACCACTGCGGGGTCAGGTCACTGATTCTATCCCCTCATCTATTTTGCCAATAGAGAATATCCATAGTGCACCATTTTGTAAAATGTTTTCTGCAAACAAACATCAG attcatgaaattttaaaaaggGAAAGAAATGAAATAGAAACCCAAATATTGGAAGAAATAGATACCACAGAAATAGTTTATCTAGAACAGGCTTTGCAAATGCTTAAACAGAAAGAAGATAaaattggacaaaaaaatgaGATGCTGAAAATTGATGTTGAAAATAATGAAGTCCCTCCTCCTATTGTGTATGAAAAGCAGGAGGTTAATGAAAACAAACTTGATTGGTTTAATGTTACTGACGATGGAGCTGCTTGTATGGAAGATATTCAAAATGAAATAGCAAATATTGATTTCAAAGAAACCAAATGGAACCCTGATGCTCCTGAATTCTCTCTAAATGAGGGTACTACTATACAGGCTTCAACTCAAGATGGAATAAATGATGTTTTTCTATCAGAAACTGATAATACGGacacaaataaatacataacagATATTGACAAACAAAATCaggcaaaatatttttatttctatcaag CTGAAGACGGACAGCAAGTGTTTTTGAACAGCTTAAACGTGCGTATTCTGAATGAGTCTTGGGGCGCACTTGCTGCTGCACCTACAACCATCACTGGAAGGGTTCTACACCGTGAGACATTGCCCCTGACGGAACAG aCAAGAAAACACATGCCATATACAGCGCATTTGCCTCTCTATTGCTCAGTAGATATAGTGGAGTTAGAACTACAACCTCCGTATGTGACAGCAAATGCACTTGAAAATTTCACTG AGGAATTATATCGGCGAGCTCGAGTCCGGGCCCGCCACGAACGGGACGAAAGGCGCCGCGAGCGCGCATACCGCCGCCAGATCGAAGGACCTCCTAAGCCGGACTTCTCCTCTGATGAACTGTTTCCGCCAGCTTCGTCATCATTTTCCAGCGCTGGAGTCGACCCGCCGCTTGCCGAAGAACCGAGCCCCTCTACGAGCATGAGCTCGCCGCCTCCATCAGGCCTGTCCTTTGCAAAG aTGGCTGGTAGCAGTGGCACATGGCGCGTTCGGCCAACTGTCTCAGCtccaccgccaccgccgccgcctgACGAGGAAGGCACGGGCCCACGTGCGCTCAACCTTAGCGACGCAATCGAGGCAGCCTTACACGCTGCACCGGTGCCCTCAACTAAGAAGAACAAAAAGTCCAAACAAAAAGTGCTTTTTGCCACTGGCATGCAACGTGCTGCCTAG
- the LOC105842216 gene encoding uncharacterized protein LOC105842216 isoform X1 produces the protein MSNLMNKADLPNQKAHEPKEAAKQPPQEQPEVLSTFALPLSIKDNIPHVGDSDVIGSIPDQSNGTCMDVLSQPTGLPHRQRLLWLQKHRTVGLWVQCDDCDRWRYLPNVLDSSELPKKWYCRLHPDSTSADCSIPEAPLRIREEEDLIHGDYSAGSVVWARLDGWPWWPAMVDDCPDTEQFYWLDGYSDIPTHYNVVFFDSVDVTRAWVAPEKIKPFTSLKKSVTLSNKDKKFKKRLDVAIFEANDAIKLPLLDRLAKYGFINRYKGQISSPKKVNKKDLVRYQKKMKRKFNIEFPIESSDSDEEARSSTNLAGNIISLGSLKKANSVKKRVSDEDNVKESNCVDLVKKNIKIRKPDSTVTGDPNQNSMAVQIGSTDSMAVTMSFDNDTSKTYVPEIQTETSEEQDSTPHNLNNFRISSQSSDDFDF, from the exons aTGTCTAATTTAATGAATAAGGCAGATTTACCCAATCAAAAAGCACATGAACCTAAAGAAGCAGCAAAACAACCACCACAA GAGCAACCGGAAGTATTATCAACTTTTGCCCTGCCTTTATCTATAAAAGACAATATTCCACACGTTGGTGATTCAGACGTCATAGGAAGTATTCCTGATCAAAGCAACGG CACATGCATGGACGTCCTCAGCCAGCCGACGGGTCTCCCTCATCGTCAGAGACTTTTGTGGCTTCAAAAGCATCGAACCGTTGGTTTGTGGGTCCAGTGCGATGACTGCGATCGCTGGCGTTATCTCCCTAATGTACTCGATAGCAGTGAATTACCAAAAAAATGGTATTGCCGGTTGCATCCAG ATTCAACGAGTGCGGATTGTTCGATTCCCGAAGCTCCACTCCGCATCCGTGAAGAGGAAGATCTTATTCACGGCGACTACTCCGCCGGCTCGGTAGTATGGGCGAGATTAGATGGCTGGCCGTGGTGGCCCGCAATGGTTGACGACTGCCCAGATACAGAGCAGTTCTACTGGCTTGATGGTTACTCCGATATACCT acACATTACAACGTTGTTTTCTTCGATTCGGTAGATGTGACCCGAGCATGGGTAGCACCGGAAAAAATAAAGCCTTTTACTTCCTTAAAAAAGTCGGTTACCTTATCAAACaaagataaaaaatttaaaaaacgtcTCGATGTCGCTATCTTTGAAGCGAACGACGCAATAAAATTACCATTACTGGATCGTTTAGCCAAATACGGCTTCATAAATCGGTACAAAGGCCAGATTTCAAGtccaaaaaaagttaataaaaaagatttagTTCGCTATCAGAAAAAAATGAAAAGGAAATTTAACATTGAATTTCCAATTGAAAGTTCTGACTCAGACGAAGAAGCGAGATCTAGTACTAATTTAGCCGGCAATATCATTTCGCTGGGAAGTCTTAAAAAAGCAAATTCTGTTAAAAAACGTGTCAGTGACGAAGATAATGTAAAAGAATCTAATTGTGTGGATCTcgttaagaaaaatattaaaatacgtaAGCCAGACAGTACTGTAACAGGGGATCCCAACCAAAACTCAATGGCGGTCCAGATAGGAAGCACAGATTCAATGGCAGTTACGATGTCTTTTGataatg ATACTTCAAAGACGTACGTGCCTGAAATTCAGACGGAAACCAGCGAAGAACAAGATAGTACTCCTCATAATCTCAATAATTTTAGGATTTCATCTCAAAGTAGtgatgattttgatttttga
- the LOC105842216 gene encoding PC4 and SFRS1-interacting protein isoform X2, protein MSNLMNKADLPNQKAHEPKEAAKQPPQEQPEVLSTFALPLSIKDNIPHVGDSDVIGSIPDQSNGQPTGLPHRQRLLWLQKHRTVGLWVQCDDCDRWRYLPNVLDSSELPKKWYCRLHPDSTSADCSIPEAPLRIREEEDLIHGDYSAGSVVWARLDGWPWWPAMVDDCPDTEQFYWLDGYSDIPTHYNVVFFDSVDVTRAWVAPEKIKPFTSLKKSVTLSNKDKKFKKRLDVAIFEANDAIKLPLLDRLAKYGFINRYKGQISSPKKVNKKDLVRYQKKMKRKFNIEFPIESSDSDEEARSSTNLAGNIISLGSLKKANSVKKRVSDEDNVKESNCVDLVKKNIKIRKPDSTVTGDPNQNSMAVQIGSTDSMAVTMSFDNDTSKTYVPEIQTETSEEQDSTPHNLNNFRISSQSSDDFDF, encoded by the exons aTGTCTAATTTAATGAATAAGGCAGATTTACCCAATCAAAAAGCACATGAACCTAAAGAAGCAGCAAAACAACCACCACAA GAGCAACCGGAAGTATTATCAACTTTTGCCCTGCCTTTATCTATAAAAGACAATATTCCACACGTTGGTGATTCAGACGTCATAGGAAGTATTCCTGATCAAAGCAACGG CCAGCCGACGGGTCTCCCTCATCGTCAGAGACTTTTGTGGCTTCAAAAGCATCGAACCGTTGGTTTGTGGGTCCAGTGCGATGACTGCGATCGCTGGCGTTATCTCCCTAATGTACTCGATAGCAGTGAATTACCAAAAAAATGGTATTGCCGGTTGCATCCAG ATTCAACGAGTGCGGATTGTTCGATTCCCGAAGCTCCACTCCGCATCCGTGAAGAGGAAGATCTTATTCACGGCGACTACTCCGCCGGCTCGGTAGTATGGGCGAGATTAGATGGCTGGCCGTGGTGGCCCGCAATGGTTGACGACTGCCCAGATACAGAGCAGTTCTACTGGCTTGATGGTTACTCCGATATACCT acACATTACAACGTTGTTTTCTTCGATTCGGTAGATGTGACCCGAGCATGGGTAGCACCGGAAAAAATAAAGCCTTTTACTTCCTTAAAAAAGTCGGTTACCTTATCAAACaaagataaaaaatttaaaaaacgtcTCGATGTCGCTATCTTTGAAGCGAACGACGCAATAAAATTACCATTACTGGATCGTTTAGCCAAATACGGCTTCATAAATCGGTACAAAGGCCAGATTTCAAGtccaaaaaaagttaataaaaaagatttagTTCGCTATCAGAAAAAAATGAAAAGGAAATTTAACATTGAATTTCCAATTGAAAGTTCTGACTCAGACGAAGAAGCGAGATCTAGTACTAATTTAGCCGGCAATATCATTTCGCTGGGAAGTCTTAAAAAAGCAAATTCTGTTAAAAAACGTGTCAGTGACGAAGATAATGTAAAAGAATCTAATTGTGTGGATCTcgttaagaaaaatattaaaatacgtaAGCCAGACAGTACTGTAACAGGGGATCCCAACCAAAACTCAATGGCGGTCCAGATAGGAAGCACAGATTCAATGGCAGTTACGATGTCTTTTGataatg ATACTTCAAAGACGTACGTGCCTGAAATTCAGACGGAAACCAGCGAAGAACAAGATAGTACTCCTCATAATCTCAATAATTTTAGGATTTCATCTCAAAGTAGtgatgattttgatttttga